In Niallia sp. FSL W8-0635, one genomic interval encodes:
- a CDS encoding excalibur calcium-binding domain-containing protein gives MEFFANIGIFLLMYVLIYGIYHIIKKVKNKERRLTRNRFYIPLILGIVFFSIGAPSLDSGLQQEYDKVVEQNKKMTTELGIVKSQVEELDEKYKNLEKDYSELKATKDDSSAKLTEAQDKSKKLEETNKELEAKITDLEDKNKSLDEQLNDLKQATASNTGSSSSNNSSKPQSSNTNTSTNTAKSSTTNNSSSKQSSSSTGTSTSTASTTENFANCTELRKVYPNGVDSSHPAYQAKMDRDKDNFACER, from the coding sequence ATGGAATTCTTTGCAAACATAGGTATTTTTCTTTTAATGTATGTATTAATTTATGGAATCTATCACATTATTAAAAAAGTAAAAAATAAAGAACGTAGACTAACAAGAAATCGTTTCTATATTCCACTAATTTTAGGTATCGTCTTTTTCTCAATTGGCGCACCATCTTTAGACTCTGGTTTACAACAGGAATATGACAAAGTAGTCGAACAAAACAAAAAAATGACTACTGAGTTAGGTATCGTAAAATCACAAGTAGAAGAATTAGATGAAAAATACAAGAATTTAGAGAAGGATTATAGCGAATTAAAAGCTACTAAAGATGATTCTTCAGCAAAATTAACAGAAGCTCAAGATAAAAGTAAAAAATTAGAAGAAACAAACAAAGAATTAGAAGCAAAAATTACCGATTTAGAAGATAAAAATAAATCTCTAGATGAGCAACTCAATGATTTAAAGCAAGCAACCGCAAGTAATACTGGATCATCAAGCAGTAATAATTCATCAAAACCACAATCTAGCAATACTAATACATCTACTAATACAGCAAAGTCATCAACAACAAACAATTCTTCATCAAAGCAGTCATCTAGTAGTACTGGAACGTCCACAAGCACAGCAAGTACGACTGAAAATTTTGCTAACTGTACTGAATTAAGAAAAGTTTATCCGAATGGAGTTGATTCCTCCCATCCAGCTTATCAAGCTAAAATGGATAGAGATAAGGATAATTTTGCTTGTGAAAGATAA
- a CDS encoding sporulation protein Cse60, translating to MIQSKVVSESYKNFELNLNKALKELENHEIIDVKFAVNNEPLTEQEIYAAVILYKA from the coding sequence ATGATCCAATCTAAAGTGGTTTCGGAGTCCTATAAAAATTTCGAGCTTAATTTGAATAAAGCATTAAAGGAATTGGAAAATCATGAAATAATAGATGTTAAGTTTGCGGTGAACAATGAACCTTTAACGGAACAGGAAATCTATGCAGCAGTTATTTTATATAAAGCATAA
- a CDS encoding NUDIX hydrolase, protein MEIITIAKKETGKEYIKRPAAYCLIFNDEKDKIAIIQTSDGNYFLPGGGIEKNETHQECLVREALEEMGMDIAIGTFIGSARRYFYSTNEYTYYLSEGYFYLCKMVKQIGEPTEEGHFLKWIEPNQAIQSLFHEHQSWAIQEALRKG, encoded by the coding sequence ATGGAAATAATCACAATTGCCAAAAAAGAAACAGGTAAAGAATACATAAAAAGACCTGCTGCTTATTGCTTGATATTTAATGATGAGAAAGACAAAATTGCCATCATTCAAACTAGTGATGGCAACTACTTTCTTCCTGGTGGAGGAATAGAAAAGAATGAGACACACCAAGAGTGCTTAGTAAGAGAAGCCTTAGAAGAAATGGGAATGGACATTGCAATAGGTACATTTATTGGGAGTGCGCGCAGGTATTTTTATTCTACCAATGAATATACGTATTATCTGAGTGAAGGGTATTTCTATTTGTGCAAGATGGTTAAACAAATAGGGGAACCAACAGAGGAAGGGCATTTTCTAAAATGGATAGAACCAAATCAAGCAATTCAAAGTTTATTTCATGAACATCAAAGCTGGGCAATTCAGGAAGCACTAAGAAAAGGATAA
- the psiE gene encoding phosphate-starvation-inducible protein PsiE — protein MNQIKFFSQLPMFLQILLNTSLFLIGLILSFLLIKETWYIFTYVAFVPEHEQDYYLFTEELLTYFLYFEFIALIIKYFSSEFHFPLRYLIYIGITAIVRLIIIEHDDPINAFWWALAILVLIISLLLTNLRLLKKDY, from the coding sequence TTGAATCAAATAAAGTTTTTTTCTCAACTACCTATGTTTCTACAAATACTGTTGAATACTTCCCTGTTTCTTATCGGATTGATTTTGAGTTTTCTACTTATAAAGGAGACGTGGTATATTTTTACATATGTAGCCTTTGTACCAGAGCATGAACAAGATTATTATTTATTCACAGAGGAGCTGCTTACTTACTTTTTATATTTTGAATTTATCGCTTTAATTATTAAGTATTTTAGCTCTGAGTTTCACTTTCCGTTACGCTATCTCATTTACATTGGCATCACAGCCATAGTGCGATTAATTATTATTGAACATGATGATCCAATTAATGCTTTCTGGTGGGCGTTGGCTATTCTTGTTTTAATTATCTCTTTATTATTAACAAACTTAAGACTGCTTAAAAAAGATTATTAG
- a CDS encoding sensor histidine kinase, producing the protein MIDNEFLPSIKLYRMIVGIFITLMSAGLVLIYIEDDRIISLSFLLQFIFVISISVLLIIFPKKDSVNYRAAIILCMSAYFFFMYLRFPDRFALLLLISFIPVIPVLFLHIRLFYITLIGNITITISIIIYLMMVDTPSIHIYNYLDFFGVAINFLATQLLLLFLFLLFQKRMKNQELYYDQVKQAEKLRTTGQLAAAVAHEIRNPITVVKGFIQLHENDKALPEHIKKHYKLMLDELQVAETVISDFLSLAKPSETKMEVVSVNTALHTVMDLLNTYAMVDTIHIELEMENDYEIQCNIMEFKQLFVNLLKNAIEASHHGDTIRVKVTGEEDRVVVMIIDSGSGMSQEQQERIGTPFYSLKAKGTGLGLMICYNIVEKYEGTINIWSEEGKGTEVTVTFPIVKMKSL; encoded by the coding sequence ATGATAGATAATGAATTTCTACCTAGTATAAAGCTTTATCGAATGATTGTTGGTATTTTTATTACATTAATGAGTGCAGGGTTAGTATTAATATACATAGAAGATGATCGAATCATTTCTTTATCTTTCCTTTTGCAATTTATTTTCGTTATAAGCATTTCTGTTCTATTAATCATCTTTCCAAAAAAAGATTCCGTAAATTATCGAGCTGCGATTATTCTATGCATGTCTGCATACTTTTTCTTTATGTATTTGCGGTTTCCCGACAGATTTGCTTTGCTATTACTTATTAGTTTTATCCCAGTTATTCCAGTGTTGTTTTTGCATATACGATTGTTCTATATCACATTGATTGGTAATATTACAATTACTATTAGCATTATTATCTACTTGATGATGGTTGATACACCTAGTATACATATTTACAATTATTTGGATTTCTTTGGAGTAGCTATTAATTTCTTGGCGACACAGCTTTTGCTCCTTTTCCTTTTCCTTCTTTTCCAAAAAAGGATGAAGAATCAAGAGCTATATTACGATCAAGTGAAGCAAGCTGAGAAGCTGAGAACAACTGGGCAGCTTGCGGCAGCTGTTGCACATGAAATTCGCAATCCTATAACGGTAGTAAAGGGATTTATTCAACTACATGAAAATGATAAAGCATTACCAGAACATATCAAAAAGCACTACAAGCTGATGTTGGATGAGCTACAAGTTGCTGAGACCGTTATTTCTGATTTTTTATCACTGGCAAAGCCATCTGAAACAAAGATGGAGGTTGTATCGGTTAACACAGCACTACATACAGTGATGGACTTACTAAACACATATGCAATGGTTGATACGATTCATATTGAGCTAGAAATGGAAAACGATTACGAAATTCAATGCAATATTATGGAGTTTAAGCAATTATTTGTAAATTTATTAAAAAATGCGATTGAAGCTTCTCATCATGGAGATACGATTCGAGTAAAAGTAACCGGTGAAGAGGATAGAGTGGTAGTGATGATAATCGATAGCGGTTCAGGAATGAGCCAGGAGCAACAAGAGCGGATTGGAACCCCTTTCTATTCCTTAAAGGCAAAAGGCACAGGATTAGGCTTAATGATCTGTTATAACATTGTCGAAAAATATGAAGGAACGATTAACATTTGGAGTGAGGAAGGAAAAGGGACAGAGGTTACGGTGACCTTTCCTATTGTAAAAATGAAATCTTTATAA
- a CDS encoding cell wall hydrolase → MPRVSYKSSDVDLMARMMRAEAEGEGPQGMLYVGNVIVNRLKADCTDFKDLRTISQVIFQVQGGNYSFEAVQKGNVFYQRARAAEKKLAKQNLDYWREHPGKYALWYFNPYAPCPPTWYGQPFAGQYKDHCFYEPKAGTCETVYIGG, encoded by the coding sequence ATGCCAAGAGTAAGCTACAAAAGCTCAGACGTTGACCTAATGGCAAGGATGATGAGGGCGGAAGCAGAAGGGGAAGGGCCACAAGGAATGCTGTATGTCGGAAATGTAATTGTTAATCGTCTTAAAGCGGATTGTACAGATTTTAAAGATTTAAGAACCATTTCACAAGTTATTTTTCAAGTGCAGGGAGGAAATTATTCTTTTGAAGCTGTTCAAAAAGGGAATGTATTTTATCAAAGAGCAAGAGCGGCTGAAAAAAAATTAGCAAAACAAAATTTAGATTATTGGCGAGAGCACCCAGGAAAATATGCGCTTTGGTATTTCAATCCATATGCACCATGTCCTCCAACTTGGTATGGTCAACCTTTTGCAGGTCAATATAAAGATCATTGTTTTTACGAGCCGAAAGCTGGAACATGTGAAACGGTTTATATAGGAGGCTAA
- a CDS encoding ferritin-like domain-containing protein, protein MVTLIEKAIDGEYSAISCYQHLINLASTQYIKDKINEIRKDEIRHFNSFSNLYTQLTGEKHKPKISEECPKKYKQGLDFAFKDEQETVDFYLEIVSKTDNPKIKEEFQRAAHDEQNHAVWFLYFLK, encoded by the coding sequence ATTGTGACTTTAATAGAAAAGGCAATAGATGGTGAATATTCAGCCATTTCATGTTATCAGCATTTAATTAATTTAGCTTCTACTCAATATATAAAAGATAAAATCAACGAAATCAGAAAAGATGAAATAAGACATTTTAATAGCTTTTCAAATTTATATACACAATTAACAGGTGAAAAACATAAACCAAAAATTAGTGAAGAATGCCCAAAGAAATATAAACAAGGATTAGATTTTGCGTTTAAAGATGAACAAGAAACAGTCGATTTTTATTTAGAAATTGTATCTAAAACAGATAATCCAAAAATTAAAGAAGAATTTCAAAGAGCAGCACATGATGAACAAAATCATGCAGTTTGGTTCTTATATTTCTTGAAATAA